The following proteins come from a genomic window of Dromaius novaehollandiae isolate bDroNov1 unplaced genomic scaffold, bDroNov1.hap1 HAP1_SCAFFOLD_27, whole genome shotgun sequence:
- the LOC135326368 gene encoding olfactory receptor 14A16-like has translation DLGSISTTVPKSMANSLWDTRAISYSGCAAQVFFFFFLCSAEYSLLTVMAYDRFVAICRPLHYGTIMDSRACVKMAAAAWGTGFLNALLHTANTFSIPLCQGNVVEQFFCEIPQILKLSCSDAYLREAGLLVVSLSLGFGCFIFIVVSYVQIFTVVLRIPSEQGQHKAFSMCLPHLAVVSLFISTGMFSYLKPPSLSSPALDLVVAVLYSVVPPAVNPLIYSMRNKELKEALRILVQWVQCQHQ, from the coding sequence gaccttggctccatctccaccactgtccccaaatccatggccaattccctgtgggacaccagggccatttcctactcaggatgtgctgcccaggtctttttcttctttttcttatgttcagctgagtattctcttctcactgtcatggcctatgatcggtttgtggccatctgcagacccctgcactacgggaccatcatggacagcagagcttgtgtcaaaatggcagcagctgcctggggcactggttttctcaatgctctcctacacactgctaacacattttcaataccactttgccaaggcaatgtcgtggagcagttcttctgtgaaattccccagatcctcaagctctcctgctcagatgcctacctcagggaagctgggctgcTTGTGGTTAGTCTtagtttaggctttgggtgtttcattttcattgtggtgtcctacgtgcagatcttcacagtcgtgctgaggatcccctctgagcagggccagcacaaagccttttccatgtgcctcccgcacctggccgtggtctccctgttcatcagcactggcatgttttcctacctgaagcccccctccctctcctccccagctctggatctggtggtggctgttctgtactcggtggtgcctccagcagtgaaccccctcatctacagcatgaggaacaaggagctcaaggaggcactgaggatacTGGTTCAGTGGgtccaatgtcagcaccaataa